A region of the Lagopus muta isolate bLagMut1 chromosome 2, bLagMut1 primary, whole genome shotgun sequence genome:
GAGTCGGGGGGTCCGCGCCGGGCCCGCAGCcctgaaaggaggaggaaaaggaggaggaggaggaagaggaggagaaggaaggccCGGCCCGGTGGGGGCAGCGCGGGTCCGGGCGctgtggggggtgggggggggtaCCGAgagcggcccggcccggccttCCCCCTCGCTGCATCGCTTTCAGCGCCGTCACCGCGGTTGCACAGCGCGCATCTGTGTTcggttttatttaaaataaacttcgCGTGGTACAACGCCGTGCGCCCGCATAACGCCGCGCTACCAGCGTCCCGCAGCACCGCCTACTGCGGGAGACAGGGCGGAAGTGGGGCACGGCGGAAGTAGCCGAAGCGGAAGAGAGGCAAGGCTACGCAGAGCGGAGACTGTGCGCGGGAAATGGTCGTTAGTGGGTGGGGATATGTAAATCGGCCCGCGCGCGGCATGACGGGAGCGCAACAAACCGGGAAAAGCAACGCGCGTGAAGCCGCGTAGAATCTGCGTGGGCCGCGGCGCGGGGCTCGGAGAGGGGCGCGGAGTTGGACGGGGAGCAGAGTGGGAAGAGTGGCTGGGGACGGCGGTCGCCGTGCGGTGCGGGCTGGTGGCGGGGCgtggggagcggggcggcgggtGAACAAAGCATACTTACCTGGCAGGGGAGACACCATGATCAGGCAGGTGGTTTTCCCAGGGCGAGGCTCATCCCCTGCACTCCGGGTGTGCTGACCCCTGCGATTTCCCCAAATGCGGGAAACTCGACTGCATAATTTGTGGTAGTGGGGGACTGCGTTCGCGCTCTCCCCTGGTCATTGCGGTTAACAGCAGAACTCGCCTATTTCACAGCGCTCTGTCGCTCTTCTTCgctctctgctcctctccttcccGCCGCTCTCCATGTCGCCATGCTCCGTTCCGGAGCGGGGCTGCTGCCAGAAACGCGTTTGTTTCATCCATCGCTAACGCATAACTACGCTGGAGACGAGCAGCTGTCCTCTCCAATGCCAGCTGTTCTTGTCTCTCCCGTTGCCCTGCCTGGAGTCTGCTGAGACAAACTGACTAGACAACAGCCTCTTGGTTTCTGTCAAGACGCGTTCAAGATGTTGTGTGTTCACCCACCCAACTGCGTAACACCGTGGCTCTTTTTCTGCAATTAGATTTCTGGATCTCGGAACGGCGTACGGTTAAGAGCACGAGGTGGAGCATCAGGCCGCAGCTCCGCACCGCGAGGCACTTCGGACCCCGGCAGCGCTCGGAACCGTTCAGAGCGCAGAGCGGGGCTGCTGTTGGCAGAGCGTGAAGCGCAAACGGGCGCGGCTATGCAAATAGGGCGGTGCGCGAGGCGTGCCGGGATATCACAGAGCTAGCCGCCAAGACTAATAACTCGACCGGCAGATCTGCACCGCAGGGATCAGTAGCTGCCATCTGTCCTTTGACCACAAAGCCAGGGGAGAGCGCGAACGCAGTCCCCCACTACCACAAATTATGCAGTCGAGTTTCCCGCATTTGGGGAAATCGCAGGGGTCAGCACACCCGGAGTGCAGGGGATGAGCCTCGCCCTGGGAAAACCACCTGCCTGATCATGGTGTCTCCCCTGCCAGGTAAGTATGCTTTGCTCTCCCGCCGCCCCCCTCCCCACGCCCCGCCACCAGCCCGCACCGCACGGCGACCGCCGTCCCCAGCCACTCTTCCCACTCTGCTCCCCGTCCAACTCCGCGCCCCTCTCCAAGCCCCGCGCCGCGGCCCACGCAGATTCTACGCGGCTTCACGCGCGTTGCTTTTCCCGGTTTGTTGCGCTCCCGTCATGCCATTCGCGGGTCGATCTGCATACCGATCCGCACGGCACTGCCCCCTTCCGCAGCAGCTCCGCTCACAGCAGCGCCTCGGCGCGCGCTGTGTTGCAGCCGTACCGGAATTAGCACGGAGACCTCCTCAGCAAAGCCAAACCGACGGGTCGCTGTCATTGGCgactcctgctgcagggagcaggaagggaggtttaggctggatcttaggaggaagtttttcccccagagggtggtgaggcactggaacaggttgcccaaggaggctgtggatgccccatccctgcaggcattcaaggccaggctggatgtggctctgggcagcctgggctgctggttggtgacctgcacacagcagggggttggaactggatgagcattgtgggcctttgcaacccaggccagtatatgattctgtggttctatgatttcaGGGGATAAACAGGAGTAGCTTCTCCCACTGGCAGAAGGGAGTTTTACACTGGGAGTTGGGAAGGTTCATTGATAGAGCTTTAAAGTAGGTACAAAGGGGGGATGGAGGGTGTAACTGGGGTCACCAGAATGGAGCCTGTATGTAACACCCCAGTGCTTGTAGGGGGGGGATGTGCTAGTAAGTTCCCACAGCCTTGTGTCTTGGTGGAGGAGGACGACTCACCCTTTTGTGGGAAGAACATGAGGTTGGTGGCTGTGGAAACACCTGAGGATAGTCATGAGGATATTAGGGCTACTGCCACTCCAAAGGAGGCCCAGCTCAGGTGCTTTTACaccaatgcacgcagcatggggAATAaactggaggagctggaggccaTCGTGCAGGATGGCTGCTATCTTTTCAATAGAGATGGGCAAGGCAGGAAAGGTGGTGGTGTAGCCTCTATGTTAAGATGGTGAATGTATGGAAATTAATGATGGTTGTGATTGGGTTGAGAGCTTATGGGTCAGAATAAAAGCGAAGGCCAATAAGGCTGATATTGTCATGGGAGTCTGATACAGGACACTCAAACAGGATGAAGAGGTGGACAAGACACTTTATAGACAGTTGAGGTCTCAAGGTCACTGCCCCTTGTTctcatgggagacttcaacttcccagCCATCTGCTGGGTTTATAATACAGCAGATAGGGAGCAGTTCCAGAGGTTCCTAGAGTGTGTGGAGGATGacttcctgacacagctggtgAAGGAGCCAACAAGGGGAAGCAAAATCCTGGGCCTGTTGTTTGTTAACAGAAGTTCTTGTGGGGGATGTAAAGGTTGGAGGCCGTCTGGGGCAAAGTGATCATGAGATGCTGGATTGCTTGATCCTTGCTGAACCATGGAGGGGAGCCAGCAGAACTGCCACCTTGGACTTCCAGAGGGCAGACTTGAACCTCTTCAGGACCATAGGTGAGAGGGTCCCTTGGGATGTAGTTTTGGAGAGTGTGGGAGCCCAGGAAGGCTGGGAATACTTTAAGGAAGTAGTTTTAAGCTGGCCATCCCCAAGTCATGGAAGATGAGCCAACGGGCAAGGAGGTGAACTGGCTGAACGGAGACCTTTGGCTGGAACtcaagaacagaaggaaagtttATGGTCTCTGGAAGAGTGGGCAAGCTTCTGAGGATGGTTACAACTACGCAGTGAAGCTGTGcaaggagaaaattagaaaagtcAAAGCCTGGCTAGAACTGAACTTTGCCACTAAGGTAAAGGGcaagaataaatatttctataaatacatcaaCGGCAAGAGGAGAGctagggagaatctccatcccttgTTGGACGCTGAGGGCAACTTGGTGACCAAGGAtcaggataaggctgaggtacttaatgccttctttgcctcagtctttaatagACTTGTTACTCCCTGGGCACACAGCCCCCTGTGCTGGTagatagggatggggaacagGATAGGCCCAGAATAACCCATGATGAGAtggttttggacctgctccaaaagctggGTGCTCACAAATCTGTGGGGCCGTATAGATTGCACCCTAGGgggctgagggagttggaggatgtggttgccaagccactctccatcatcctTCAGCAGTCCTGGCTAACCGGGAATGCCCAGCAgactggagactggcaaatgtgaagcccatcttcaaaaagggccggaaagatgatcctggtagctacagaTCTATCAGCCTCACCTCAGTGCCGGGGGAAGTTGTGGAACAGATAATCTTGGGAGCCATCATGGACCTGTTCAAGatcaaccaggggatcaggcccagtcagcatgggtttacgAATGATAGATCAGTCTGACAAACCTGATTgcattctatgacaaggtgacccgCTTAGTGaatgaaggtaaggctgttgGTGTGGTCTACCTgaacttcagtaaagcctttgacactgtcccccacaacattctcatggagaagctggctgcccatggtttaGATGGGCATATGCCCCCACTAGGCAAAAcgctggctggatggccaggcccaaagAGTTGCAGTCAATGGAGTTAAATGCAGTTGGTGGCCAGTCACGaatggtgtcccccagggcttgGTAGTGGGGCTGCttctctttaacatctttattaatgatgtTGACAAGGGGaatgagtgcaccctcagtaagtctgAGAggacaccaagttgggagggagtattgatctgcctgggggagaagggcactacagagggacctggatagactggattgatTGGCCAAGGTTAACTGTGTGAGTTTCAgtagggccaagtgtcaggtcctgcattttggtcacaacaaccccaggcaaccctacaggcttggggaggagtggctggaaagctgcctgatggaaagggaccttggtgtgcAGATGGGCAgccagctgaatatgagccacCTGAATATGTccagccaagaaggccagtggcatcctggcttgtatcaggaatggtgtggtgagcaggactagggaagtcatcctgcccctgtacttggcattggtgaggcctcaccttgagtactgcgttcagttttgggcatctcagtacagaaaggacatggaggtgctggagcaggttcaaaAGAGGGtaacaaggctggtgaagggcttggagaatgtgccctGTGAAgggagactgaaggaactggggctgttcagtctggggaaaaggaggctgaggggagacctgattgctctcttccagtatctgcaaggtgcttacagcagagcggggctggtctcttctcactggtgacaggatgaggggaaatggcctcaagttgtgccagggtcAGTTTAcgttggatatcaggaaacacttctttacagaaagggttgttaagcactgcaatgggctgcccagggaggtggttgagtcacatccctggatgtgtttaaaatccatttgtttgtggtgctcagggacgtgattgaGCAGAGGGCTGTTGGAGTTGGGCAGTATagttgggttgtggttggattcgatgatctttaagctcttttccaacctgagcgattctatgattctatcattctatggccccgcccccgccgccggcAGCCAATCGCACCGCAGCGTCTCCACGCCGCGGCTGATCCCCACTTCCGGTTCCGCCCTCCGCGCAGGGCCGCCGTCCTGAATGCCGCGGGCCCGGCGTTAGAGCGCACGGCAGAGGGGCTGCGGGGCGCGGCCTCGGCAAGGGGCGGGGCCGTGCGGATCGGTATGCAGATCGACCCGCGAATGGCATGACGGGAGCGCAACAAACCGGGAAACAGAACGCGCGTGAAGCCGCGTAGAATCTGCGTGGGTCGCGGCGCGGGGCTTGGAGAGGGGCGCGGAGTTGGACGGGGAGCAGAGTGGGAAGAGTGGCTGGGGACGGCGGTCGCCGTGCGTTGCGGGCTGGTGGCGGGGCgtggggagcggggcggcgggagAACAAAGCATACTTACCTGGCAGGGGAGACACCATGATCAGGCAGGTGGTTTTCCCAGGGCGAGGCTCATCCCCTGCACTCCGGGTGTGCTGACCCCTGCGATTTCCCCAAATGCGGGAAACTCGACTGCATAATTTGTGGTAGTGGGGGACTGCGTTCGCGCTCTCCCCTGGCTTTGTGGTCAAAGGACAGATGGCAGCTACTGATCCTTCAGGTGCAGATCTGCGGGTCCAGTTATCGCTGTTAAAGGCTAGCTCTGTGATATCCGGCATGCCTCGCGCACCGCCCTATTTGCATAGCCGCGCCCGTTTGCGCTTCACGCTTCGCCCCCAGCAGCCCCGCTCTGCGCTCTGAACGGTTCCGAGCGCTGCCGGGGTCCGAAGTGCCTCGCGGTGCGGAGCTGCGGCCCGATGCTCCACCTCGTGCTCTTAACCGTGTAGCCGTCCCGAGATCCAGAAATCTGATTGCAGAAAAAGAGCCACGGTGTTACGCAGTTGGGTGGGTGAACGCACAACATCTTGAACGCGTCTTGACAGAAACCAGGAGGCTGTTGTCTAGTCAGTTTGTCTCAGCAGACTCCAGGCAGGGCAACGGGAGAGACAAGAACAACTGGCATTGGAGAGGACAGCTGCTCGTCTCCAGCGTAGTTATGCGTTAGCGATGGATGAAACAAACGCGTTTCTGGCAGCAGCCCCGCTCCGGAACGGAGCATGGCGACATGGAGAGCGGCgggaaggagaggagcagagagcGAAGAAGAGCGACAGAGCGCTGTGAAATAGGCGAGTTCTGCTGTTAACCGCAATGACCAGGGGAGAGCGCGAACGCAGTCCCCCACTACCACAAATTATGCAGTCGAGTTTCCCGCATTTGGGGAAATCGCAGGGGTCAGCACACCCGGAGTGCAGGGGATGAGCCTCGCCCTGGGAAAACCACCTGCCTGATCATGGTGTCTCCCCTGCCAGGTAAGTATGCTTTGTTctcccgccgccccgctccccacGCCCCGCCACCAGCCCGCAATGCACGGCGACCCGCTCCTCGAACACCCTCCTCCCCGTGCCGAGGCGGTACTTCGCTCCCTGCCCCAAGATTCCCCCACGGAGGCGCACGTGGCGCCACGGGGATCCACGCGCGTTCCGTTTCCCGGTTTGTTGCGCTCCCGTCATGCAGCGCGCGAACTGATTTGCATGGCCCCTCGCCCTACAGCCCGCTCTGCTGTTCCTTTAGCGCCCCCTTTTCACGCTTATCCCTTCACCGTGGGGCGGGGCTCGCCGTCGGACCACGTGACTCGGCAGAGGGGCTGGGGCAGACGTGGCAAGCGGCGCGCCGGGCACGTGTCGTGGGGCTCAGCCAATCGGCGGGCGCGGTGGGCGCTCGCGCACTGCCGTCCCGTCCCGGCGCCGTGCGCTCCGCTTCCTCCGGCGGCGATGGCGGCGGTGAGCCCGGCCTCGGCGGGCGGCGGCCGCTGGGAGGTGGTTCGCAGGGGGCGGCGCCCCGCGGGACGGCCCCGAGATCCCCCCACGGTCTCCGCAGCGCCCATCGCCACCACCGAGACCCTTTTCGAGCTCGGTTTCGAgcgcgccccgcgccgcgcgGGCCGGGAGGGCGGCGGCCGAaccgcagcagcagcagcagcggcggcagcagcagcagcagcagtcgGGAAAGGGATCTCGGAAGGCGGCCGGGGATGGCGGCTCCAGGCCCGGCCGGTTCCGCTCCCTGGAGGAGGCGCTCAAAGCCGTGAgtggggcggggggggcggcTGCGATGCGGGAGGGATGGCCCGGCCCCACCCCCAGCATAGGGACGGCGCTGCCGTGGTTGTGTCTGGTCGCTGCTGGCGCTTTCCTAAAGGCCTGGAATCATTTGGGTTGGAGAAGAGCTCTGAGATTCCCACGTCTGACCCTAGCCCGCCCTGCCGTGCCCACTGAGCCtatccttcagtgccacagccctgctctctgATTGCCTCTATGGACGGTGACCCCAGTGCTGCCCTGAGTtgggctgcacagctgccagcagccattGAGTGCTGCTGCACCTCCTCAGCTCCTTAAGGCTGAGctgtgtcatagaatcacagaatggcctgggttgaaaagaaccataaTGCTCAttaatttcaacccccctgctatgtgcagggtcaccaaccagcagcccaggctgcccagagccacatccagcctggccttgaatgcctgcagggatggggcatccacagcctccttgggcaacctgtgccagtgcctcacccaCTCCGAGGTCAGGCTTGTCATGCAGGCGATAGGCAATAGGCAATAGGCACGCTGCTTGTGTTCCTCAGTGACCTTCCTTAgcttaaagaaaacacatttggaGCACAGAATGCAGCACGTGGGGCGAGAAAGGGGCTGCATGCCTGGCCCCACGCATCTCAGAGCCACCTCTCATCACAGTTCAACGTGGCTGacctgcagaaggagctggaCAAGAGCCAGAGCATGTTCCCAGAGAACCCCTCAGTCTGGGTGAAGGACCTGGCCGGCTGCCTCAACTACAAGCTGCAGGCTCCCAAGAGTGACCCGGCACTCAGCCAGCACACCCACGGTCAGTGCCTGTAATGGGAGGAGGTCtctgtggctctgtgtgctgcatggCTCCTCTGTGGTGCTGTGTGTTGCAGGAATATAATATAGAGTTTAACTGATGCTGTGATATTTGTCTTGCTGggtacagaatcatagaatcacaaggttggaaacgatctgcaggatcatctagtccaaccatcctcccgCTACCGTTGCTACCACAAGTctctaaaccatatctcgtagctcctcaaCCATATCTTCTAGCTCCTCAAGTCTTCCTTTTATACGTCACCCAGTGGCATACCCTGTACAGCCTATGCTCACTGAGTTCCTCTTCACCTGTTGTATTGCCCACAGATTATCCGTACTGTCTCGTGAGTAAAGAGCTGAAGAATGCCATCAGATCCCTGCTGGGAAAATCTTCTGGTGTGCTGGAGCTCTTCTTTGATCACTTAATTTATACCATGCTGCAGGAACTGGACAAGACCCCTGGTGAGCAcactttctgcagagcagcccgGTGCTGGTGGGGGTTCTGATGTGGGAATGATTTTGCTGCTTGTTGCCTGTGCTGAGAACAACACTCTGTGTGGGGTGAGGAAGGAAGCTTGTTGGCTCAGGCACAGTGGGTGCAAGATGGGAGCCCCGCACTGTTGTTGTGGAGAACTTGGTGCAGACGCTTTCTGGGGGTGCTTTGGGGCAGTGTCACCACAGTCACCATCCCAGTGCCTGGTGGGATTCACCTGGtgcctggagcagctgcagcattcCTAGGAGCGCAGTGGGGCTGTGGATGATTACCAGGAAGAAGCTTAACCTCATCCCTTTGCTGTTCCAGGGGAGTCTTTACACGGGTACAGGATCTGCATCCAGGCCGTGCTGCTGGAACGGCCTAAAATTGCCACCGCCAACCTGGCAAGGTGAGCTGGGCACATGCTGTCCACCTGAGATCCCAGGCAGTTCAGCTCTGCCCGCTTCCATGAGTCCCTGTGGCCATGTCCCCACATGTCACAGCATGGTGCTGGGGTGGGACAGATGGACAATAGGCCTGCTGAGCCACCCCTCTTTGTTTCCCCAGTACCTGGAGCTGCTGCGCTCACACCAAAACCGGCCGGCCAAGTGCCTGACCATCCTGTGGGCTCTGGGGCAAGCTGGCTTCACTGACCTGGCTGAAGGCTTGAGAGGTGAGAGCTCATGTGCCCTGATGGGATCCTGTCTGCCTGGAGTGGCTCCCATGAACTGTTCATCCCATTGTGTGTTGTGTCTGTGTCTTGGCTGTATACGTCAAACATGAGCTGCCACAGCCATCAGGGAGGGAGCGTGTTTATAGATGTGTAAACACACAGAGCTATTCAGTGTCAGCACTGTAAACATTGGGAAgtgctttattattttcctgctgctggagctcagccagcagagcccatTGCTGACAGTGGGAGCATGCCTGGCTCTCATGCTGGCTGCAGTCCCggtgctgccagcactgggctGATGCTTCTCTTCACAGTCTGGCTTGGCGTGATGCTCCCTGTGCTTGGCATCAAGGCACTTTCCCCATATGCTGTCTCCTACCTGGACCGCCTGCTGACGTGAGTTATCCCTCGGGTTTGTGTCTGTTTGGACAAGGGCAGagcctgctgggctgcagtgccTCTGTGTCTTGCTCACGGAGCGTGTGTatgcttctctgctttgcaggatGCACCCAAATCTGACCAAAGGCTTTGGCATGATTGGACCCAAGGATTTCTTTCCCCTCCTGGACTTCGCCTTCATGCCCAACAATTCACTGTCACCTAGGTAGGGCTGTGCCACCCGGCAGcatgcagagcagtgtgggGACAGTGTCCCAGTCTCGATGCTTCCCCACACTGTGTGGGACATGCAGCTCCTGATGCCCCAGGGGGAGGCACAATGAGATTGAGGGGGCATCATGAGATGGCAGTAGGGAATTCGGGGGGGTGTGAGAAACCCATTGGCACCAGGGAGGGAGGAGCTGGCAGCCAGCTGTACGTGATGGAGGCAGCTGTCCCCAGCCAACCCTTAGTGTGCCTCTGCAGCATTCAGTGAGCACATCAGGTGCTCCTGGTGCTGGTCAGGGAGCTCAGAGCAGGGTGAGATGTGAACGTTGCACTGTTCTGTCACACTGTGGGCTCAGGGACAGCTCAGACAAGTCACGCTGCAGGGAGCACGTGGGGCAGTGTGGGGATGGGAATGAGACCAGCGGCCACAGGCAGCACCTCTCccagcctgcaggagcagctgcgGCGGCTGTACCCACGCCTGAAGGTGCTGGCGCTGGGCGCGAGGCCGGAGACAACGCTGCATACCTACTTCCCCTCCTTCCTGTCCCGAGCCACACCGAGCT
Encoded here:
- the TMEM214 gene encoding LOW QUALITY PROTEIN: transmembrane protein 214 (The sequence of the model RefSeq protein was modified relative to this genomic sequence to represent the inferred CDS: deleted 1 base in 1 codon; substituted 1 base at 1 genomic stop codon); its protein translation is MAPRPTARSAVPLAPPFHAYPFTVGRGSPSDHVTRQRGWGRRGKRRAGHVSWGSANRRARWALAHCRPVPAPCAPLPPAAMAAVSPASAGGGRWEVVRRGRRPAGRPRDPPTVSAAPIATTETLFELGFERAPRRAGREAAAEPQQQQQRRQQQQQQSGKGSRKAAGDGGSRPGRFRSLEEALKAFNVADLQKELDKSQSMFPENPSVWVKDLAGCLNYKLQAPKSDPALSQHTHDYPYCLVSKELKNAIRSLLGKSSGVLELFFDHLIYTMLQELDKTPGESLHGYRICIQAVLLERPKIATANLARXYLELLRSHQNRPAKCLTILWALGQAGFTDLAEGLRVWLGVMLPVLGIKALSPYAVSYLDRLLTMHPNLTKGFGMIGPKDFFPLLDFAFMPNNSLSPSLQEQLRRLYPRLKVLALGARPETTLHTYFPSFLSRATPSCPPAMKKELLTSMSQCLSLDPLSFSVWRQLYTKHLSQSSLLLNHLLETWDSGSRKAHQALQETVHSFKVTNEELVAKGPGSQQDVAMCDTACKLLLQKMKGWGFYWSRLLLILLVFAAGFLIHDIQTHGSLQASASAHALRSSGILPAWQHAWHKAAHFSLEGYRWLERTLPPYCSCAAALLQQMLQLLWAKAAELTLHISKQCFSFLSWAGECLLWLLEWLQSRVPEAVWQIAECMRELLLFLLRNCLLPLLEHVSAALQQAWKHCVDACNGEVSWDCVREHLSSFTYSSWLYLQKTTLALKNWALAMISGH